The Desulfuromonas versatilis genome has a segment encoding these proteins:
- a CDS encoding ABC transporter ATP-binding protein: MRLPSVFTDRRRRSFIRLVANGLLQSLAAVATLLLVRKAFDQLLIHGAPVQVKGLAWIGLGLFCAAAGLAWLRMLERIDAERMGQDYVHHIRLILFRSLSSMAPRALQRRSSGAVMLRFVGDLTALRNWVSLGLARILVTSLTSLVALGALAVLNWPLALAVGLCLGLGLGRSLGLGEAMRRTLFEARRRRSYIAANINEKIARLDVVQAFGQVKRERRRVARQSRRLKRAMIDKARAAGRLRAVAEIAAGAAGAVVVLIGGLEVAAGRASGGTVVAALTIVGLLAPGVRELGRVNEFYQNARVSRRKILDFLKTPTLVKELRDAPDLVPGPGRLEFRKVHLDKVIRGFSAVAEPGRRIVLAGPNGAGKSTLFYLASRLIDPDRGRILLDGQDLCRHSLNSVHRAVGLVSGELQLLRGKVVKNLLYRYPEASPEELERVKRLCDLEQVLADLPEGDQTRVLEGGSNLSVGQRQRIALARALLGDPPLLLLDEADANLDLTAGAALDRVLAQYRGTVLMVTRNPERILAADELWYMEGGRLLEAGPPADLRHRWESGEGAAVSTDAPQDAESQPPSGAGGDCKLDADFL; this comes from the coding sequence ATGCGTCTTCCTTCCGTATTCACTGACCGGCGGCGGCGGAGCTTCATCCGCCTGGTAGCCAACGGGCTGTTGCAATCCCTGGCCGCGGTGGCCACCCTGCTGCTGGTGAGAAAGGCCTTCGACCAGCTGCTCATTCATGGGGCCCCGGTGCAGGTGAAGGGGTTGGCCTGGATCGGCCTGGGACTGTTCTGCGCCGCCGCGGGCCTGGCCTGGCTGCGGATGCTCGAGCGGATCGACGCCGAGCGGATGGGGCAGGACTACGTGCACCATATCCGCCTGATCCTGTTTCGCTCGCTCAGCTCCATGGCGCCGCGGGCCCTGCAGCGGCGCAGCAGCGGGGCGGTCATGCTGCGCTTTGTCGGCGACCTGACCGCCCTGCGCAACTGGGTCAGCCTCGGCCTGGCCCGGATCCTCGTCACCAGCCTGACCTCCCTGGTAGCCCTGGGCGCCCTGGCGGTGCTCAACTGGCCGCTGGCCCTGGCCGTCGGCCTGTGCCTGGGGCTCGGCCTTGGGCGCAGCCTGGGGCTTGGGGAGGCCATGCGCCGGACCCTGTTCGAGGCCCGTCGCCGGCGTTCCTACATCGCCGCCAACATCAACGAGAAAATCGCCCGCCTCGATGTGGTCCAGGCCTTCGGTCAGGTCAAGCGCGAGCGGCGCCGCGTCGCCCGCCAGAGCCGGCGGCTCAAGCGGGCGATGATCGACAAGGCCCGGGCGGCCGGAAGGCTGCGGGCGGTGGCGGAGATCGCCGCCGGCGCAGCGGGGGCGGTGGTGGTGCTGATCGGGGGGCTGGAGGTGGCGGCGGGGCGCGCCTCGGGGGGGACGGTGGTTGCCGCCCTGACCATTGTCGGGCTGCTGGCGCCGGGGGTCCGGGAGCTGGGGAGGGTCAACGAATTTTACCAGAACGCCCGGGTCTCGCGGCGCAAGATCCTTGATTTTCTGAAAACCCCCACCCTGGTCAAGGAGCTCAGGGACGCCCCCGACCTGGTTCCCGGCCCGGGGCGCCTGGAGTTTCGCAAGGTCCACCTGGACAAGGTCATCCGCGGGTTTTCCGCCGTGGCCGAACCCGGCCGCCGGATCGTTCTCGCCGGCCCCAACGGGGCCGGAAAATCCACCCTGTTCTACCTGGCGTCCCGCTTGATCGATCCGGATCGGGGGCGTATCCTGCTCGATGGCCAGGATCTGTGCCGACACTCCCTGAATTCGGTGCACAGGGCCGTGGGGCTGGTCAGCGGCGAGCTGCAGCTGCTGCGGGGGAAGGTCGTCAAGAACCTCTTGTACCGCTACCCGGAGGCATCCCCCGAGGAGTTGGAAAGGGTCAAGCGGCTCTGTGATCTCGAGCAGGTGCTCGCCGACCTGCCCGAGGGGGACCAGACCCGGGTGCTCGAGGGGGGCAGCAATCTCTCCGTTGGCCAGCGTCAGCGCATTGCCCTGGCCAGGGCTCTGTTGGGCGATCCGCCGCTGCTGCTGCTCGACGAGGCGGACGCCAACCTCGATTTGACCGCCGGAGCGGCCCTCGACCGGGTGTTGGCTCAATACCGGGGGACGGTCCTGATGGTCACCCGCAACCCGGAGCGAATCCTGGCCGCCGATGAACTCTGGTACATGGAAGGGGGGCGGCTGCTGGAAGCCGGGCCCCCCGCGGACCTGCGCCATCGCTGGGAGTCGGGGGAGGGCGCCGCGGTTTCCACCGACGCTCCCCAGGACGCCGAAAGCCAGCCCCCCTCCGGTGCTGGCGGCGATTGCAAACTCGATGCGGATTTTTTATGA
- a CDS encoding amino acid ABC transporter permease has translation MFRKWIEKVWAQYLVLFGIAAVMVYYWGWVFDFGYDFDWSVLYTVNPTYGENLGLNLLSGLKLTLYITLVSSGAALLLGTLFGLGRLSHFKPLYWVSSAYVEFFRNTPLLIQLFFWYFAFPMALPEVARDWVFAHNFELWSATLGLSIYTGAFMAEVIRAGLQSIPKGLLEAAYSSGLSYFQALRTIILPLAFRAIIPPLGSEFLNNMKNSSLAMVVGVAELCWQSQQIESLTFKGFEATTAATLIYLALSLTISAILNMVNLRLQVVSPNQRTLGYRLADVFFWPFEMLWRALAHPVSLVLAPRSQSLRYSPLRAALRQVRLGLTKVLTLASKGAFMAAVVYLLYMTLSGLAGLKWQIAFDNLRTLLIWRFPQGDESELFMGLGGLSFSVLMALIAITVSFGIGLLVGLGRRAKNRILSLPCTLYIEVIRGTPLIMVIFWVYFFLPIFTGTYLNVFWSATIALTVFTGAYLAEIVRGGIQNIPPGQVEAALSTGLNYYRTMRYVVLPQALKQMIPAIVGQFIAIFKDTSLAYVIGVLELTFVAQGLNNRLMIYPFEIYCTVAILYFVCCYAMSILANRLEQRLSPEKVRLRM, from the coding sequence ATGTTTCGAAAGTGGATTGAAAAAGTCTGGGCGCAGTACCTGGTGCTGTTCGGCATCGCCGCCGTCATGGTGTATTACTGGGGCTGGGTGTTCGATTTCGGCTACGACTTCGACTGGAGCGTGCTCTACACCGTCAACCCCACCTATGGCGAAAACCTGGGGCTCAACCTGCTTTCCGGGCTCAAGCTCACCCTCTACATCACCCTGGTCAGCTCCGGCGCGGCCCTGCTGCTGGGCACCCTGTTCGGCCTGGGGCGGCTTTCCCACTTCAAGCCCCTTTACTGGGTGTCGTCGGCTTACGTCGAGTTCTTTCGCAACACGCCGCTGCTGATCCAGCTGTTCTTCTGGTACTTCGCCTTCCCCATGGCGCTGCCCGAAGTCGCCCGCGACTGGGTCTTCGCCCACAATTTCGAACTCTGGAGCGCAACCCTCGGCCTGTCGATCTACACCGGGGCGTTCATGGCCGAGGTCATTCGCGCCGGGCTGCAGTCGATCCCCAAGGGGCTGCTCGAGGCCGCCTACTCTTCGGGGCTGAGCTATTTCCAGGCGCTGCGCACGATCATCCTGCCGCTCGCCTTCCGGGCCATCATCCCGCCGCTGGGCAGCGAGTTTCTCAACAACATGAAGAACTCCTCGCTGGCGATGGTGGTGGGCGTGGCCGAGCTCTGCTGGCAGTCCCAGCAGATCGAATCGCTGACCTTCAAGGGGTTCGAAGCAACCACCGCGGCCACCCTGATCTACCTTGCGCTGTCGCTGACGATCTCGGCGATCCTCAACATGGTCAACCTGCGCCTGCAGGTGGTCTCGCCGAACCAGCGCACCCTCGGCTACCGGCTGGCCGACGTGTTTTTCTGGCCTTTCGAGATGCTCTGGCGCGCCCTCGCTCACCCCGTCTCCCTGGTGCTGGCCCCGCGCTCCCAGTCGCTGCGCTATTCGCCGCTGCGCGCCGCCCTGCGCCAGGTGCGCCTGGGGCTCACCAAGGTGCTGACCCTGGCCTCCAAGGGCGCGTTCATGGCGGCGGTGGTCTACCTGCTGTACATGACCCTGAGCGGCCTGGCGGGGCTCAAGTGGCAGATCGCCTTCGACAACCTGCGCACCCTGCTGATCTGGCGTTTCCCGCAAGGGGACGAGAGCGAGCTGTTCATGGGGCTGGGGGGCCTGAGCTTCTCGGTGCTGATGGCGCTGATCGCCATCACCGTCAGTTTCGGCATCGGCCTGCTGGTCGGGTTGGGGCGCCGGGCGAAAAACCGCATCCTGAGCCTGCCCTGCACTCTGTACATCGAGGTCATCCGCGGCACGCCGCTGATCATGGTGATCTTCTGGGTCTATTTCTTTTTGCCGATCTTTACCGGGACCTATCTGAACGTTTTCTGGAGCGCCACCATCGCCCTGACCGTCTTCACCGGCGCCTACCTGGCCGAGATCGTCCGCGGCGGCATCCAGAACATCCCCCCCGGGCAGGTCGAGGCGGCGCTCTCCACCGGGCTGAACTATTACCGCACCATGCGCTACGTCGTCCTGCCCCAGGCCCTCAAGCAGATGATCCCGGCCATCGTCGGCCAGTTCATCGCCATCTTCAAGGATACCTCGCTGGCCTACGTCATCGGCGTGCTCGAGCTGACCTTCGTCGCCCAGGGGCTCAACAACCGGCTGATGATCTACCCCTTCGAGATCTACTGCACGGTGGCCATCCTCTATTTCGTCTGCTGCTACGCCATGAGCATCCTCGCCAACCGCCTCGAACAGCGGTTGAGCCCCGAGAAGGTGCGCCTGCGGATGTAA
- a CDS encoding ABC transporter substrate-binding protein, with amino-acid sequence MRKPKYLIAALVLVLAWAQAAVAGPTYDQVMKDKVVRAGIMTDSIPGAFYNDKKEWVGFDVDIAEEIAKRLGVKLERVPVTNKTRIAFVQQGRIDMSVANMTHKRERDKSIDFSITYFFDGQKILSKKGQFKDHKDFVGKKIATMQGTTSELNVKNLLKELGDPDFEKNVISFQKESECFQALRMGRVAGWSTDSTILLGYAAQAPGEFELVGDFFSDEPYGIGLPENDSAWRDAVNFTLQDMWNDGTYKQIYDKWYGPETPYSFPLTRKVEMWP; translated from the coding sequence ATGCGCAAACCCAAGTATCTGATCGCGGCCCTCGTCCTGGTTCTGGCCTGGGCCCAGGCCGCCGTCGCCGGTCCCACCTACGACCAGGTGATGAAGGACAAGGTGGTTCGTGCCGGCATCATGACCGACTCGATCCCCGGCGCCTTCTACAACGACAAGAAGGAATGGGTCGGCTTCGACGTCGATATCGCCGAAGAGATCGCCAAGCGCCTCGGCGTCAAGCTCGAGCGCGTGCCGGTGACCAACAAGACCCGCATCGCCTTCGTGCAGCAGGGGCGCATCGACATGTCGGTGGCCAACATGACCCACAAGCGCGAGCGCGACAAGTCCATCGACTTCTCCATCACCTATTTCTTCGACGGACAGAAGATCCTCTCCAAAAAAGGGCAGTTCAAGGATCACAAGGATTTCGTCGGCAAGAAGATCGCCACCATGCAGGGGACCACGAGCGAACTCAACGTGAAGAACCTGCTCAAAGAACTGGGCGACCCCGATTTCGAGAAGAACGTCATCAGCTTCCAGAAAGAATCCGAGTGCTTCCAGGCCCTGCGCATGGGCCGGGTGGCCGGCTGGTCCACCGACAGCACCATCCTGCTCGGCTATGCCGCCCAGGCCCCCGGCGAGTTCGAGCTGGTGGGCGACTTCTTCAGCGACGAGCCCTACGGCATCGGCCTGCCGGAGAACGACTCGGCCTGGCGCGACGCGGTCAACTTCACCCTGCAGGACATGTGGAACGACGGCACCTACAAGCAGATCTACGACAAGTGGTACGGGCCGGAGACCCCCTATTCCTTCCCGCTGACCCGCAAGGTCGAAATGTGGCCGTAA
- a CDS encoding amino acid ABC transporter ATP-binding protein, whose amino-acid sequence MIRFENVNKWFHQLHVLNDINLHVKQGEVVVICGPSGSGKSTLIRTINRLEPIQKGKVVVDGVALDDPKTNLTLLRAEVGFVFQQFNLYPHMTVLENITLAPCMVRKMPKNEAEKLARDLLAKVNIPDKAESYPSQLSGGQQQRVAIARGLAMKPKIMLFDEPTSALDPEMINEVLDVMKGLAREGMTMVCVTHEMGFAREVADRVIFMDAGRIVEENNPEAFFSNPQNERTKSFLSKILSH is encoded by the coding sequence TTGATTCGCTTTGAAAACGTCAACAAGTGGTTCCATCAGCTGCATGTGCTCAACGACATCAACCTGCACGTCAAGCAGGGGGAGGTGGTGGTCATCTGCGGGCCGAGCGGTTCGGGCAAGAGTACCCTGATCCGCACCATCAACCGTCTCGAGCCGATCCAGAAGGGGAAGGTGGTGGTCGACGGCGTCGCTCTCGACGACCCGAAGACCAATCTGACCCTGCTGCGCGCCGAGGTCGGCTTCGTCTTCCAGCAGTTCAACCTCTATCCGCACATGACGGTGCTGGAGAACATCACCCTGGCCCCCTGCATGGTACGCAAGATGCCGAAAAACGAGGCGGAGAAGCTGGCCCGCGACCTGCTCGCCAAGGTCAACATCCCCGACAAGGCCGAGTCGTACCCGAGCCAGCTCTCCGGAGGGCAGCAGCAGCGGGTGGCCATCGCCCGCGGGCTGGCCATGAAGCCGAAGATCATGCTCTTCGACGAGCCGACCAGCGCCCTCGACCCGGAGATGATCAACGAGGTGCTCGACGTCATGAAGGGGCTGGCCCGCGAGGGGATGACCATGGTCTGCGTCACCCACGAGATGGGCTTCGCCCGCGAGGTGGCCGACCGGGTGATCTTCATGGACGCCGGGCGCATCGTCGAGGAGAACAACCCCGAGGCGTTCTTCTCCAACCCGCAGAACGAAAGGACCAAGTCCTTCTTGAGCAAGATCCTGTCGCACTGA
- a CDS encoding threonine aldolase family protein — protein MNSTIEKPLKNQFASDNYSGICAEAWQAMAAVNHGYANSYGDDPWTTRACNLIRDFFETDCQVFFVFNGTAANSLALSALCHSYHSIICHEMAHVETDECGATEFFSNGTKILLVPGEHGKVDLKAVEHTVNRRKDIHYPKPKALSITQATELGTVYTPAQLGEVGELCRRLSLRLHMDGARFANALASLQVAPKEITWKAGVDVLTFGGAKNGLALGEAVVFFNKELACEFDYRCKQSGQLASKMRFLSAPWIGLLENGALLRNAAHANHCARLLAEGLKLVPGVELSHPCEANAVFVSMPEPMIRALNERGWYFYTFIGSGHARLMCSWSTTEADVEALLQDVCEVAAAS, from the coding sequence ATGAATTCGACAATCGAGAAGCCTTTGAAAAACCAGTTCGCCAGCGACAATTATTCGGGGATCTGCGCCGAGGCCTGGCAGGCGATGGCGGCGGTCAATCATGGATATGCCAATTCCTACGGGGACGATCCCTGGACCACCAGGGCCTGCAACCTGATCCGCGATTTCTTCGAAACCGACTGCCAGGTCTTTTTCGTCTTCAACGGCACCGCGGCCAATTCCCTGGCCCTTTCCGCCCTCTGTCATTCCTACCACAGCATCATCTGCCACGAGATGGCCCACGTGGAGACCGACGAGTGCGGGGCCACGGAATTCTTCTCCAACGGCACCAAGATCCTGCTGGTGCCCGGCGAGCACGGCAAGGTCGATCTCAAGGCGGTGGAACACACGGTCAATCGGCGCAAGGACATCCATTACCCCAAGCCCAAGGCCCTCTCCATCACCCAAGCTACCGAACTGGGGACGGTCTATACGCCCGCTCAGCTCGGCGAGGTGGGCGAGTTGTGCCGCCGGCTTTCCCTGCGCCTGCACATGGACGGGGCCCGTTTCGCCAATGCCCTGGCCTCCCTGCAGGTGGCCCCCAAGGAGATCACCTGGAAGGCCGGGGTCGACGTATTGACCTTCGGCGGGGCCAAAAACGGCCTGGCTCTGGGCGAGGCGGTGGTCTTTTTCAACAAGGAGCTCGCCTGCGAATTCGACTACCGCTGCAAGCAATCGGGGCAGCTCGCCTCGAAGATGCGTTTTCTCTCGGCCCCCTGGATCGGCCTGCTGGAAAACGGCGCCCTGCTGCGCAACGCCGCCCACGCCAACCACTGCGCGCGCCTGCTGGCCGAGGGGTTGAAGCTGGTGCCCGGGGTCGAACTCAGTCACCCCTGCGAGGCCAACGCGGTGTTCGTCAGCATGCCCGAGCCGATGATTCGGGCCCTGAACGAGCGCGGCTGGTATTTCTATACCTTTATCGGTTCGGGTCACGCCCGGTTGATGTGCTCCTGGAGCACCACCGAGGCCGATGTGGAGGCTTTGCTGCAGGATGTCTGCGAAGTCGCCGCGGCGTCGTAG
- a CDS encoding electron transfer flavoprotein subunit alpha/FixB family protein, which translates to MKALLVGEYRDGKLLGSTYELLAFARKIGAQAAMFLVGSEAALPRFDGPLYLAEAKAAGEFNPALHKQLLLQVIEQEQPELIVLAHSSYGWDLAPRLALALKCAQASEVLDYAEGAFVVPACNAKLRRTLKPASARTVVTLQAGAFSLPGEPAGTPEVKPLSIQAAAGGLEFVGYEAAQKAAVDLTRAEIIVSAGRGIGKKENVEMIAALAKALGGELGASRPVVDAEWLDHSRQVGTTGQTVAPRLYVACGISGAIQHLAGMKKSGFILAVNTDKEAPIGEVADVLVVADLKQFVPALTERVKALRGA; encoded by the coding sequence ATGAAGGCTCTACTGGTTGGTGAATACCGCGACGGCAAGCTGCTCGGCTCGACCTACGAGCTGCTGGCCTTCGCCCGGAAAATCGGCGCCCAGGCCGCGATGTTCCTGGTCGGCAGCGAGGCGGCCCTGCCCCGATTCGACGGGCCGCTCTACCTGGCCGAGGCCAAGGCCGCCGGCGAGTTCAACCCGGCGCTGCACAAGCAGCTGCTGCTGCAGGTCATCGAGCAGGAGCAGCCCGAGCTGATCGTGCTCGCCCACTCCTCCTACGGCTGGGACCTGGCTCCGCGGCTGGCCCTGGCGCTGAAGTGCGCGCAGGCCTCCGAGGTGCTCGACTACGCCGAGGGCGCCTTTGTGGTGCCGGCCTGCAACGCCAAGCTGCGCCGCACCCTGAAGCCCGCCAGCGCACGCACCGTGGTCACCCTGCAGGCCGGAGCCTTCAGCCTGCCCGGCGAGCCCGCCGGCACCCCGGAGGTCAAACCGCTCAGCATCCAGGCAGCGGCCGGCGGCCTGGAATTCGTTGGCTACGAAGCCGCGCAAAAGGCCGCCGTCGATCTGACCCGGGCCGAGATCATCGTCAGCGCCGGGCGCGGCATCGGCAAAAAGGAGAACGTGGAGATGATCGCCGCGCTGGCCAAGGCGCTGGGGGGCGAACTGGGCGCCAGCCGCCCGGTGGTCGATGCCGAATGGCTCGACCACAGCCGCCAGGTCGGCACCACGGGGCAGACGGTGGCGCCCAGGCTGTACGTGGCCTGCGGCATCTCCGGGGCGATCCAGCACCTGGCGGGGATGAAGAAATCCGGCTTCATCCTGGCGGTCAACACCGACAAGGAGGCGCCCATCGGCGAGGTGGCCGACGTGCTGGTGGTGGCCGACCTCAAGCAGTTCGTCCCGGCCCTGACCGAGAGGGTCAAGGCCCTGCGGGGCGCCTGA
- a CDS encoding helix-turn-helix domain-containing protein, protein MQPSADAPVQIGEVARRLGITTRTIRYYEEIGLMGPPERLVGGTRMYGRNDILRLRFILKLKELGITLKEMQELAENFDIHDQSFDRITPKLLEILDGHIGKVDQKIANLTSLRREIVDYRDRIAEILSDQAPPAR, encoded by the coding sequence ATGCAACCCTCCGCCGATGCGCCCGTCCAGATTGGCGAGGTGGCCCGCCGCCTGGGCATCACCACCCGCACCATCCGCTATTACGAAGAGATCGGCCTGATGGGACCTCCCGAACGGCTGGTCGGAGGCACCCGGATGTACGGCCGGAACGACATCCTGCGCCTGCGCTTCATCCTCAAGCTCAAGGAACTGGGGATCACCCTCAAGGAGATGCAGGAGCTGGCGGAAAATTTCGACATCCACGATCAGAGCTTCGACAGGATCACCCCCAAGCTCCTGGAAATCCTCGATGGCCATATCGGCAAAGTCGACCAGAAAATCGCCAATCTCACCTCCCTGCGCAGGGAAATCGTCGACTACCGGGACCGCATTGCGGAAATCCTCAGCGACCAGGCACCTCCGGCCCGCTGA
- a CDS encoding IS4 family transposase — translation MAHCSTVLSQIVRIFPRHEFQSLANKHHVGQKFRSFSRWTQFVAMLTAQLTGRSSLRDVVDNLSVQGSKLYHLGVKVFSRATLARCNESQPHTLYEELFQRLLARCQSMAPRNKSFKLDGKIYLLDASLLDLTLSLFPWAKYQKNKGAAKLHVGLDADGYLPAFVDLTEGKEHEINHARELELPKGSYVVFDRGYTDYTWYQELCEDGVFFVTRLKSNAIVTPGKKRRGRKSPGVIEDREIHLGKLPETFRLVTYRDEETGIIYQFVTNALEIPAQTVADLYKERWQIELFFKWIKQNLKVKSFLGTSMNAVKTQLWIALCAYLVLSFLKFQSKVGASLQRMLRILQLNLFEKRDLEELFKPSPRKNTIRNNQLALL, via the coding sequence GTGGCCCATTGTAGCACCGTTCTTTCTCAAATTGTACGAATTTTTCCGAGACATGAATTTCAATCCCTGGCGAACAAGCATCACGTCGGGCAGAAGTTTCGTTCGTTCTCCCGCTGGACCCAGTTTGTCGCCATGCTGACAGCACAGCTGACAGGTCGGAGCAGCCTGCGGGATGTCGTTGACAATCTCAGCGTTCAGGGCAGCAAGCTCTACCACTTGGGCGTCAAGGTGTTCAGCAGAGCCACCTTGGCGCGCTGTAACGAAAGTCAGCCGCACACTCTTTACGAAGAGCTGTTTCAGCGCCTGTTGGCCCGCTGCCAGTCAATGGCGCCACGGAACAAAAGCTTCAAACTCGACGGAAAAATCTACCTGCTGGATGCTTCCCTGCTCGACCTGACACTCTCCCTGTTTCCTTGGGCCAAGTACCAGAAGAACAAGGGGGCGGCCAAGCTTCATGTCGGGCTCGATGCCGACGGCTATTTACCCGCCTTTGTCGATCTGACCGAAGGCAAGGAGCATGAAATCAACCATGCCAGAGAGCTCGAACTCCCCAAGGGCTCCTATGTGGTCTTCGACCGAGGCTACACCGATTACACCTGGTATCAGGAACTGTGTGAGGACGGGGTATTCTTTGTCACCCGCCTCAAGAGCAACGCCATCGTCACGCCCGGCAAAAAACGCCGTGGCCGCAAGAGCCCGGGGGTGATCGAGGACCGAGAAATCCATTTGGGCAAGCTGCCCGAAACCTTCCGCTTGGTCACGTATCGGGACGAGGAAACGGGCATCATTTACCAGTTCGTGACCAATGCCTTGGAGATCCCGGCCCAAACGGTGGCCGATCTTTACAAAGAACGCTGGCAGATCGAGCTCTTCTTCAAGTGGATCAAACAGAACCTGAAGGTGAAGAGCTTCTTGGGCACATCCATGAACGCGGTGAAGACCCAGCTTTGGATCGCCCTATGTGCCTACTTGGTACTCTCGTTCCTGAAGTTCCAGTCGAAAGTCGGAGCTTCGTTACAGCGCATGTTGCGGATATTACAGCTAAATTTATTCGAGAAGCGCGATTTAGAAGAGCTATTCAAGCCGTCTCCACGCAAAAACACTATACGAAACAATCAGTTAGCCCTGCTGTGA
- a CDS encoding acyl-CoA dehydrogenase family protein, which produces MKRRILKGGEFLVTEVGCDEVFTPEDFSDEQKQIGETTEQFVASELAPHIEEMDAGNFDLVVEGMRKAGELGLLMIDAPEMYGGLELDKATSMLVGEKLAPSGSFSVAFAAHSGIGTLPLIYYGTEAQKEKYLEKIISGEWVAAYCLTEPGSGSDALGAQATATLSADGRYYLLNGVKQFITNGGFAELFTVFAKIDKQHFTAFLVERGFEGLVVGPEEKKLGIKGSSTTPIILDNCRVPVENLLGEIGKGHKIAFNVLNVGRFKLGAGVTGAAKMALGEAIRYANERKQFGKPISSFGAIGEKLADMTAETFASESLVYRLAGLLDTKLATIDKGIDNYYEEYQKGIEEYAPECAISKVFCSEVLARVVDEVVQIFGGYGYVSGYPAERFYRDERINRIFEGTNEVNRLLIPGMILRKSLKGELPLQAEAMKAFEALMTPSFDELDQSDPFAAEKALLKCLKTLFLILAGAAVKKHLAGLQDEQEILIAAADLAIQIFAIESAVLRAEKIHPSASERKRQLLRAAVKVFTFSATEVAGSAAKKGAFYLEEGDNLAMILSGVRRFTRYDASGLLQAKRALARAASEEGRYIF; this is translated from the coding sequence ATGAAGCGGAGAATTCTCAAGGGGGGCGAATTTCTGGTGACCGAGGTCGGCTGCGACGAGGTCTTCACCCCCGAGGATTTCAGCGACGAGCAGAAGCAGATCGGTGAGACCACCGAACAGTTCGTCGCCAGCGAGCTTGCGCCCCACATCGAGGAGATGGACGCGGGCAACTTCGACCTGGTGGTCGAGGGGATGCGCAAGGCCGGGGAGCTCGGCCTGCTGATGATCGACGCCCCCGAGATGTACGGCGGGCTCGAGCTGGACAAGGCGACCAGCATGCTGGTCGGCGAGAAGCTCGCCCCCTCCGGTTCGTTTTCCGTGGCTTTTGCCGCCCACTCGGGGATCGGCACCCTGCCGCTGATCTACTACGGCACCGAGGCGCAGAAAGAGAAATACCTCGAGAAGATCATTAGCGGCGAGTGGGTGGCGGCCTACTGCCTGACCGAGCCCGGCTCGGGCTCCGACGCCCTGGGTGCCCAGGCGACGGCGACCCTCTCCGCGGACGGCAGGTATTACCTCCTCAATGGCGTCAAGCAGTTCATCACCAACGGCGGCTTCGCCGAGCTGTTCACCGTGTTCGCCAAGATCGACAAGCAGCACTTCACCGCCTTCCTGGTCGAACGGGGCTTCGAAGGGCTGGTGGTCGGTCCCGAGGAGAAGAAGCTCGGCATCAAAGGCTCCTCGACCACCCCGATCATCCTCGACAATTGCAGGGTGCCGGTGGAAAACCTGCTCGGCGAGATCGGCAAGGGGCACAAGATCGCCTTCAACGTGCTCAACGTCGGGCGCTTCAAGCTCGGCGCCGGGGTGACCGGCGCGGCCAAGATGGCGCTGGGCGAGGCGATCCGCTACGCCAACGAGCGCAAGCAGTTCGGCAAACCAATCAGCTCCTTCGGCGCCATCGGCGAGAAGCTCGCCGACATGACCGCCGAGACCTTCGCCTCCGAATCCCTCGTCTATCGCCTGGCCGGGCTGCTCGACACCAAGCTGGCGACCATCGACAAGGGGATCGACAACTACTACGAGGAGTACCAGAAGGGGATCGAGGAGTACGCCCCCGAGTGCGCCATCTCCAAGGTCTTCTGCAGCGAGGTGCTGGCCCGGGTGGTCGACGAGGTGGTGCAGATCTTCGGCGGCTACGGCTACGTCAGCGGGTATCCCGCCGAGCGTTTCTACCGCGACGAGCGCATCAACCGCATCTTCGAGGGGACCAACGAGGTCAACCGCCTGCTGATCCCCGGCATGATCCTGCGCAAGTCGCTCAAGGGCGAACTCCCCCTGCAGGCCGAGGCGATGAAGGCCTTCGAGGCGCTGATGACCCCCAGCTTCGATGAACTCGACCAGAGCGACCCCTTCGCCGCCGAGAAGGCGCTGCTGAAATGCCTCAAGACCCTGTTCCTGATTCTTGCCGGGGCCGCAGTGAAGAAGCACCTGGCCGGGTTGCAGGACGAGCAGGAGATCCTCATCGCCGCCGCCGACCTGGCCATCCAGATCTTCGCCATCGAGAGCGCCGTGCTGCGCGCGGAGAAGATCCACCCCTCGGCCAGCGAGCGTAAGCGGCAGCTGCTCAGGGCCGCGGTCAAGGTCTTCACCTTCAGCGCCACCGAAGTCGCCGGCAGCGCGGCGAAAAAAGGGGCCTTCTACCTCGAGGAGGGGGACAACCTGGCCATGATCCTCTCCGGGGTGCGCCGTTTCACCAGGTACGACGCCAGCGGCCTGCTGCAGGCCAAGCGGGCCCTGGCCCGGGCGGCCAGCGAAGAGGGACGGTACATCTTCTGA